One window of Agromyces rhizosphaerae genomic DNA carries:
- a CDS encoding pyridoxamine 5'-phosphate oxidase family protein: MTTEQVWEELAKRPFIVVGTVTGQGEARTAGVLPHVADGVVWFTTYARMWKARHIAANPHVSVTAPAHRRVWFAPWVRIPDATITFRGTAEVVPAERMPREALDALTHGLDLAEDGPDGPLVGIAIRPRGDFVTYGIGVPVMAMTDPARAAGRAPTGAPAGDPELTRRAVAR; encoded by the coding sequence GTGACCACCGAACAGGTCTGGGAGGAACTGGCGAAGCGACCCTTCATCGTGGTCGGCACGGTGACCGGGCAGGGCGAGGCGCGCACGGCGGGGGTGCTCCCGCACGTCGCCGACGGCGTGGTGTGGTTCACCACGTACGCGCGCATGTGGAAGGCACGGCACATCGCGGCCAATCCGCACGTGTCGGTGACCGCACCCGCGCACCGGCGGGTCTGGTTCGCACCCTGGGTGCGCATCCCCGACGCCACGATCACCTTCCGCGGCACCGCGGAGGTGGTGCCGGCCGAACGGATGCCCCGCGAGGCGCTGGACGCCCTCACCCACGGGCTCGACCTCGCCGAGGACGGCCCCGACGGCCCGCTCGTCGGCATCGCGATCCGCCCGCGGGGCGACTTCGTGACCTATGGCATCGGGGTGCCGGTGATGGCGATGACCGACCCGGCCCGCGCGGCCGGGCGGGCGCCGACGGGTGCGCCCGCCGGCGATCCGGAGCTCACGCGGCGCGCAGTCGCACGGTGA
- a CDS encoding ABC transporter ATP-binding protein, translating into MYTLDKVGKTYTQSSRTVTALKDVSLTIPSGQMVAIQGPTGGGKSTLLQMLGALDRPTSGDVRLGDDLLSKLPDRRLAKLRAKEIGFVFQGFNLIPTLTAQENVETALEPHGVPAEERRRRASEALAQVGLAERAGHVPSELSGGQQQRVAIARALVKEPDVLLADEPTGNLDEQTRDEIMELLEGLWRDRGLTLVIVTHDSAVAKRAERRLRIAGGSVQEI; encoded by the coding sequence ATGTACACGCTCGACAAGGTCGGCAAGACCTACACGCAGTCCTCCCGCACGGTGACGGCACTGAAGGACGTCTCGCTCACCATCCCGTCCGGCCAGATGGTCGCGATCCAGGGCCCGACCGGCGGCGGCAAGTCGACGCTGCTGCAGATGCTCGGCGCCCTCGACCGCCCGACCTCGGGCGACGTGCGGCTGGGCGACGACCTGCTGTCGAAGCTGCCCGACCGGCGGCTCGCGAAGCTCCGCGCGAAGGAGATCGGGTTCGTCTTCCAGGGCTTCAACCTCATCCCGACGCTCACCGCGCAGGAGAACGTCGAGACGGCGCTCGAGCCGCACGGCGTGCCGGCCGAGGAGCGCCGCCGGCGGGCATCCGAGGCCCTCGCCCAGGTCGGCCTCGCCGAGCGCGCCGGGCACGTGCCGAGCGAGCTCTCGGGCGGGCAGCAGCAGCGCGTCGCGATCGCGCGGGCGCTGGTGAAGGAGCCCGACGTGCTGCTGGCCGACGAGCCCACGGGCAACCTCGACGAGCAGACCCGCGACGAGATCATGGAGCTCCTCGAGGGGCTCTGGCGCGACCGCGGGCTCACGCTCGTGATCGTGACCCACGACTCCGCGGTCGCCAAGCGCGCCGAACGGCGGCTGCGGATCGCGGGCGGATCGGTGCAGGAGATCTGA
- a CDS encoding ABC transporter permease yields MFLTYLRRELAGRRRQTLIVAIGMALAIALVMIVNALSGGVRDAQASVLESVYGVGTDITVTQAPTGPGEGGDGGGRFEFGAEDGETDDAEGSTTVSDSRLSAGMGTSTFDASALDTALSTEGVADAAAALSLTNTTFSGELPDFSQMQGGGGAPGEEGAQEPPTGGADGAGGSAFDVDSFTVLGIDPAASALGPLSSAAVTDGRGLEAADAGADVALLDSAYATTAELVVGDTIDVGGSTMEIVGLVTADTADASTGANVYLPLDTAQALAGLEGQVSTVYVQAASSTDIAAVQASLEEALPDATVNTQEDLASSVSGSLASASTLVSSLGLWLSVAVLAAAFLIAVLFTVSGVTRRTREFGTLKAIGWSNRRVVGQVAGESLVQGLIGGALGIVIGLVGIGIITFVQPTLSGSAGSVQAFGGDGGGMAAAAGDGGDRMGLTGGGGPFGAAATTTTSDIVLTAPVTVSVVLVAVGLAVLGGLVAGAIGGWRASRLRPAEALRSVA; encoded by the coding sequence ATGTTCCTCACCTACCTGCGCCGCGAGCTCGCGGGGCGACGCAGACAGACCCTCATCGTGGCGATCGGCATGGCCCTGGCCATCGCCCTCGTCATGATCGTCAACGCACTCTCGGGGGGCGTGCGCGACGCACAGGCATCCGTGCTCGAGTCGGTCTACGGCGTCGGCACCGACATCACCGTCACGCAGGCGCCCACCGGCCCGGGCGAGGGCGGCGACGGGGGCGGCCGCTTCGAGTTCGGCGCCGAGGACGGCGAGACCGACGACGCCGAGGGCTCGACCACGGTCTCCGACTCGCGCCTGTCGGCGGGCATGGGCACGTCCACCTTCGACGCCTCCGCGCTCGACACCGCGCTCTCGACCGAGGGGGTGGCGGATGCCGCTGCGGCACTGTCGCTCACGAACACGACCTTCTCGGGCGAGCTGCCCGACTTCTCGCAGATGCAGGGCGGCGGGGGCGCGCCCGGCGAGGAGGGCGCCCAGGAGCCGCCGACCGGCGGCGCGGACGGCGCCGGCGGCAGCGCCTTCGACGTCGACTCGTTCACGGTGCTCGGCATCGACCCCGCGGCATCCGCGCTCGGGCCGCTGTCGTCGGCCGCCGTCACCGACGGGCGCGGGCTCGAGGCGGCGGATGCGGGTGCCGACGTGGCACTCCTCGACTCGGCCTACGCCACGACCGCCGAGCTCGTCGTGGGCGACACCATCGACGTCGGCGGCTCGACCATGGAGATCGTCGGCCTCGTGACCGCCGACACCGCGGACGCCTCGACCGGCGCGAACGTCTACCTGCCGCTCGACACCGCGCAGGCGCTCGCCGGTCTCGAGGGCCAGGTCTCCACCGTCTACGTGCAGGCCGCGTCGTCGACCGACATCGCCGCCGTGCAGGCGAGCCTCGAGGAGGCGCTGCCCGACGCGACGGTCAACACCCAGGAGGACCTCGCGTCCTCGGTCTCCGGCTCGCTCGCCTCGGCGTCGACCCTCGTCTCGTCGCTCGGCCTGTGGCTCTCGGTCGCCGTGCTCGCGGCGGCGTTCCTCATCGCCGTGCTCTTCACGGTGTCGGGCGTGACCCGGCGCACCCGCGAGTTCGGCACGCTCAAGGCGATCGGCTGGTCGAACCGCCGCGTGGTCGGCCAGGTCGCGGGCGAGTCGCTCGTGCAGGGCCTCATCGGCGGCGCGCTCGGCATCGTCATCGGCCTCGTCGGCATCGGCATCATCACGTTCGTCCAGCCCACGCTGTCGGGCTCGGCAGGCTCGGTCCAGGCGTTCGGCGGCGACGGCGGAGGCATGGCCGCCGCGGCGGGCGACGGCGGCGACCGCATGGGCCTCACCGGGGGCGGCGGGCCGTTCGGCGCCGCCGCGACCACGACGACCTCCGACATCGTGCTCACCGCGCCGGTGACCGTCTCGGTCGTGCTCGTCGCGGTCGGCCTCGCCGTGCTCGGCGGCCTCGTCGCCGGCGCGATCGGCGGCTGGCGCGCCTCCCGGCTGCGCCCGGCCGAGGCACTCCGGAGCGTCGCATGA
- a CDS encoding YqaJ viral recombinase family protein, with translation MTDTLPAASAVSTEPGRPRHPHESRIVADSKDRVAWLRARSQGITATDAARLASHTAVRQLAWEKLHGTSGFTGGRAIDHGRIREPVIARWMQQHHGIAGSSLLFHAAGDRRHLATPDGLRVTDDGVLELAEIKTTGKAWRGIPRHYLRQVWWQQYVLGAERTLVVWEQHEDFVPLGEPKCRWVDRDEDQIAILVDRADDLLAMLRSGRTA, from the coding sequence GTGACCGACACGCTGCCCGCGGCATCCGCCGTCTCGACCGAGCCCGGCCGGCCGCGCCACCCGCACGAGTCGCGCATCGTCGCCGACTCGAAGGACCGCGTGGCCTGGCTGCGGGCCCGCTCGCAGGGCATCACGGCGACGGATGCCGCCCGGCTGGCGTCGCACACTGCCGTGCGCCAGCTCGCGTGGGAGAAGCTGCACGGCACGTCGGGGTTCACCGGCGGGCGCGCGATCGACCACGGCCGCATCCGCGAGCCCGTCATCGCACGCTGGATGCAGCAGCACCACGGCATCGCGGGCAGCTCGCTGCTGTTCCACGCCGCGGGCGACCGACGCCACCTCGCGACGCCGGACGGCCTGCGGGTGACCGACGACGGCGTGCTGGAGCTCGCCGAGATCAAGACGACCGGCAAGGCGTGGCGCGGCATCCCCCGCCACTACCTCCGGCAGGTGTGGTGGCAGCAGTACGTGCTGGGCGCCGAGCGCACGCTCGTGGTGTGGGAGCAGCACGAGGACTTCGTGCCGCTGGGCGAGCCGAAGTGCCGCTGGGTCGACCGCGACGAGGACCAGATCGCGATCCTCGTCGACCGCGCCGACGACCTGCTCGCCATGCTCCGCTCCGGCCGCACCGCCTGA
- a CDS encoding amidase domain-containing protein, which yields MGSGAEHPSTRRRTAVLAVGLTAALAIGAIGAVGAGAWTAAADRARTSVVPLAAASTPEAELRPTPTATSAPASIGPPPDPEGTDDIAVLDTEGLSAAVTAQLEYAHAHWRERDSERFGYIPNNDCVNFTSQTLFARGWEQDSAWWHDPGGNAYTSSSPWISSTNLMWYLEARPEKATALTDDQRHLVQPGDVVQFDWDNSGDRDHTGVVTAVEPRDDGTVLIEYAGHTDHTWDRSVDWALTVLHPGADVYYWSIAD from the coding sequence ATGGGCTCGGGGGCGGAGCATCCGTCGACCCGTCGGCGCACCGCAGTGCTCGCCGTCGGCCTCACCGCCGCGCTCGCGATCGGCGCGATCGGCGCGGTCGGCGCGGGGGCCTGGACGGCGGCGGCGGACCGCGCACGCACGTCCGTCGTGCCGCTCGCCGCGGCGAGCACCCCCGAGGCCGAGCTCCGCCCGACCCCGACCGCGACCTCCGCGCCCGCGAGCATCGGCCCGCCGCCCGACCCCGAGGGCACCGACGACATCGCCGTGCTCGACACCGAGGGCCTCAGCGCCGCCGTGACCGCGCAGCTCGAGTACGCGCACGCCCACTGGCGCGAGCGCGACAGCGAGCGATTCGGCTACATCCCGAACAACGACTGCGTGAACTTCACGAGCCAGACGCTGTTCGCCAGGGGCTGGGAGCAGGATTCGGCGTGGTGGCACGACCCGGGCGGCAACGCCTACACGTCGAGCTCGCCGTGGATCAGCTCGACGAACCTCATGTGGTACCTCGAGGCACGGCCCGAGAAGGCCACGGCGCTCACCGACGACCAGCGACACCTCGTGCAGCCCGGCGACGTCGTGCAGTTCGACTGGGACAACTCCGGCGACCGCGACCATACGGGCGTCGTCACGGCGGTCGAGCCGCGCGACGACGGCACGGTGCTGATCGAGTACGCCGGCCACACCGACCACACGTGGGACCGCTCGGTCGACTGGGCGCTCACGGTGCTGCACCCCGGCGCCGACGTGTACTACTGGAGCATCGCCGACTGA
- a CDS encoding MDR family MFS transporter: MTATASTPVVSDAAPAPMSRRATLNAISGLILGMFVAILSGTVVSTSLPRIISDLGGDQSSYTWVVTAALLATTVTTPIWGKFADLVNRKMLVQLALGLFVLGSVLGGFAQDASMLIGFRVIQGLGAGGLLALVQIVIADIISPRERGRWMGLIGSVMAVATIGGPLIGGLVTDGIGWRANFFIALPFAIAAIALIQATLHLPDRPKRAIKVDYFGAVLIATGVSLLLIWVTLGGSWFEWNSIESFVMIGGAVLALVAAVVVELVVEEPIVPLSLFRNRTYALSVVASLSVGVAMFGTTIFLAQYMQLARGATPTESGLLTIPLIVGQMGSSIAAGQLISRYGRWKRYLVTGSVLAIAGLLLMSTLHYDTPYGFVALFMFVLGAGLGMVMQNLVLVVQNDTPAAQLGAASSGVAFFRSLGGTAGVAVMGAVLGTRVADLVREGLTGLAPEQLAGAQALADGGIPDLAELPGPVRTVVESAYGLGVAEVFLIAVPLAIVSLIAICFLPNKPLQTVTAAQRLAEEAEEAAVELADAELGVVAEDPRDAGHDGRAGRTPTA; the protein is encoded by the coding sequence GTGACCGCAACCGCATCCACGCCGGTCGTCTCCGACGCCGCGCCCGCGCCCATGTCGCGACGCGCGACGCTCAACGCCATCTCGGGGCTCATCCTCGGCATGTTCGTCGCGATCCTCTCGGGCACGGTCGTCTCGACCTCGCTGCCGCGGATCATCTCCGACCTCGGCGGCGACCAGTCGAGCTACACCTGGGTGGTGACCGCGGCGCTGCTCGCGACCACCGTCACGACGCCCATCTGGGGCAAGTTCGCCGACCTGGTGAACCGCAAGATGCTGGTGCAGCTCGCGCTCGGCCTGTTCGTGCTCGGCTCGGTGCTCGGCGGCTTCGCCCAGGACGCCTCGATGCTCATCGGCTTCCGCGTCATCCAGGGGCTCGGGGCCGGCGGCCTCCTGGCGCTCGTGCAGATCGTGATCGCCGACATCATCTCGCCGCGCGAACGCGGCCGGTGGATGGGGCTCATCGGATCCGTGATGGCGGTCGCCACCATCGGCGGCCCGCTCATCGGCGGTCTCGTCACCGACGGCATCGGCTGGCGGGCCAACTTCTTCATCGCCCTGCCGTTCGCGATCGCCGCGATCGCGCTCATCCAGGCCACGCTGCACCTGCCCGACCGGCCCAAGCGAGCGATCAAGGTCGACTACTTCGGCGCGGTGCTGATCGCGACCGGCGTCAGCCTGCTGCTCATCTGGGTGACCCTCGGCGGCAGCTGGTTCGAGTGGAACTCGATCGAGTCGTTCGTGATGATCGGCGGCGCCGTGCTCGCGCTCGTGGCCGCGGTCGTCGTCGAGCTCGTGGTCGAGGAGCCGATCGTGCCGCTCTCGCTGTTCCGGAACCGCACCTACGCGCTCTCGGTCGTCGCGAGCCTGTCGGTGGGCGTCGCGATGTTCGGCACCACGATCTTCCTCGCCCAGTACATGCAGCTCGCGCGCGGGGCGACGCCGACCGAGTCGGGCCTGCTCACCATCCCGCTGATCGTGGGGCAGATGGGCTCGTCGATCGCGGCAGGGCAGCTGATCAGCCGGTACGGCAGGTGGAAGCGGTACCTGGTCACCGGCTCGGTGCTCGCGATCGCCGGCCTGCTGCTCATGAGCACGCTGCACTACGACACGCCCTACGGGTTCGTCGCGCTGTTCATGTTCGTGCTCGGCGCGGGCCTCGGCATGGTCATGCAGAACCTGGTGCTGGTCGTGCAGAACGACACCCCGGCGGCGCAGCTCGGCGCCGCGAGCTCGGGCGTCGCGTTCTTCCGCAGCCTCGGCGGCACGGCGGGCGTGGCGGTCATGGGCGCCGTGCTCGGCACGCGCGTCGCCGACCTCGTGCGCGAGGGCCTCACCGGGCTCGCGCCCGAGCAGCTGGCCGGCGCGCAGGCGCTCGCCGACGGCGGCATCCCCGACCTCGCCGAGCTTCCCGGCCCGGTGCGCACGGTCGTCGAGTCGGCCTACGGGCTCGGTGTGGCCGAGGTGTTCCTCATCGCCGTGCCGCTCGCGATCGTCAGCCTCATCGCGATCTGCTTCCTGCCGAACAAACCGCTGCAGACCGTCACCGCCGCGCAGCGCCTGGCCGAGGAAGCCGAGGAGGCGGCCGTGGAGCTCGCCGACGCCGAGCTCGGCGTGGTGGCCGAGGATCCCCGGGACGCCGGGCACGACGGCCGCGCGGGCCGCACGCCGACTGCATAG
- a CDS encoding sensor histidine kinase, producing the protein MTDAPRTRAHWTLERRLIVALVSLLAAVSAIVGTVSVVVVHSNLVDRVDSQLASATERGRVAIIEPPPGFEEDGDGDDGDDGRVLAARGQSVGTIAGIVVGGEVRQAAVLEEDGGIGQLDDDQLAALSEVPADFAPHSVNLGGDLGAYRAMVVGTPGGDRFVIALPLAIVEATTAQLAVVITLVAAAGLALAALIGSLLVRRALVPLQRVAATAERVSTLPLERGEVELADRVPDSDTDERTEVGRVGASFNRMLDHVGQALTARAESEAKVRRFVGDASHELRTPIASIRGYAELTRRSTEEVPPDAAHALDRIESESLRMSALVDDLLLLARLDEGRELRSDDVDLSALVVDVVGDAHVAGPDHRWELDVPEEPVLVAGDLSRLHQVLANLLANARVHTPAGTTVSVALAHDGGDAVVTVADDGPGIAPDLQRTLFERFARGDASRSRATGSTGLGLAIARAVVVAHGGSIGVESEPGRTVFTVRLRAA; encoded by the coding sequence GTGACGGATGCCCCGCGCACGCGCGCGCACTGGACCCTCGAGCGACGCCTGATCGTCGCGCTCGTCTCGCTGCTCGCGGCCGTGAGCGCGATCGTCGGCACGGTGAGCGTCGTCGTCGTGCACTCGAACCTCGTCGACCGTGTCGACAGCCAGCTCGCGTCGGCGACGGAGCGCGGCAGGGTCGCGATCATCGAGCCGCCGCCCGGGTTCGAGGAGGACGGGGACGGCGACGACGGCGACGACGGCCGCGTGCTCGCCGCGCGCGGGCAGTCGGTGGGCACGATCGCCGGGATCGTGGTCGGCGGCGAGGTGCGCCAGGCCGCCGTGCTCGAGGAGGACGGCGGGATCGGGCAGCTCGACGACGACCAGCTCGCCGCGCTCTCGGAGGTGCCCGCGGACTTCGCGCCGCACTCCGTGAACCTCGGCGGCGACCTCGGCGCGTACCGCGCGATGGTCGTCGGGACCCCGGGTGGGGACCGGTTCGTCATCGCGCTGCCGCTCGCGATCGTCGAGGCGACCACGGCGCAGCTGGCGGTCGTGATCACGCTCGTGGCCGCCGCGGGGCTCGCGCTGGCGGCGCTCATCGGCAGCCTCCTCGTGCGCCGTGCGCTCGTGCCGTTGCAGCGGGTCGCCGCGACCGCCGAGCGCGTCTCGACGCTGCCGCTCGAGCGCGGCGAGGTCGAGCTCGCCGACCGCGTGCCGGACTCCGACACCGACGAGCGCACCGAGGTGGGCCGCGTGGGCGCGTCCTTCAACCGCATGCTCGACCACGTCGGCCAGGCGCTCACCGCGCGCGCCGAGAGCGAGGCGAAGGTGCGCCGCTTCGTGGGCGACGCGAGCCATGAGCTCCGCACGCCGATCGCGTCGATCCGCGGCTACGCCGAGCTCACCCGCCGCTCCACCGAGGAGGTGCCGCCCGACGCCGCGCACGCGCTCGACCGCATCGAGTCGGAGTCCCTGCGCATGTCGGCGCTCGTCGACGACCTGCTGCTGCTCGCGCGCCTCGACGAGGGGCGGGAACTGCGCAGCGACGATGTCGACCTGTCGGCCCTCGTGGTCGACGTCGTCGGCGATGCCCACGTCGCAGGCCCCGACCATCGCTGGGAGCTCGACGTGCCCGAGGAGCCCGTGCTCGTCGCGGGCGACCTGTCGCGCCTGCACCAGGTGCTCGCCAACCTGCTCGCGAACGCGCGGGTGCACACGCCCGCCGGCACGACCGTGTCGGTCGCGCTCGCGCACGACGGCGGCGACGCGGTCGTGACGGTCGCGGACGACGGGCCCGGCATCGCGCCCGACCTGCAGCGCACCCTGTTCGAGCGCTTCGCGCGCGGTGACGCCTCGCGCTCGCGCGCGACCGGCAGCACCGGGCTCGGGCTCGCGATCGCGCGCGCCGTCGTGGTCGCGCACGGCGGGTCGATCGGCGTCGAGTCCGAGCCCGGGCGCACGGTGTTCACCGTGCGACTGCGCGCCGCGTGA
- a CDS encoding MarR family winged helix-turn-helix transcriptional regulator, whose amino-acid sequence MTTERRIEDDPAIGAVEQQLGVLFNRVRLVWKEQAASVHPDLQPVGYKLLGLLVRGGPAHAGALADQLMTDKSVVSRQVRILVELGLVERRVDEHDARARLLEATPTGIARVHDVRSSTQGRLRERLAMWPAGDVEKFAELLERLNEI is encoded by the coding sequence ATGACCACCGAGCGCCGCATCGAGGACGATCCCGCCATCGGTGCGGTGGAGCAGCAGCTCGGCGTGCTCTTCAACCGGGTGCGGCTGGTCTGGAAGGAGCAGGCCGCGAGCGTGCATCCCGACCTCCAGCCGGTCGGGTACAAGCTGCTCGGCCTGCTCGTGCGCGGCGGGCCGGCGCACGCCGGCGCGCTCGCCGACCAGCTCATGACCGACAAGTCCGTCGTCAGTCGCCAGGTGCGCATCCTCGTCGAACTCGGGCTGGTCGAGCGCCGCGTCGACGAGCACGACGCCCGGGCGCGGCTGCTCGAGGCGACGCCCACGGGCATCGCCCGCGTGCACGACGTGCGCTCCAGCACGCAGGGTCGCCTCCGCGAGCGACTCGCCATGTGGCCTGCGGGCGACGTGGAGAAGTTCGCGGAGCTGCTCGAGCGGCTGAACGAGATCTGA
- a CDS encoding TetR/AcrR family transcriptional regulator has product MEPTAVAGREALLASLETLARERGLANVGLREVARDAGLSHAAPAHFFGSREGMLRALAGEGLRLLYEDVCEAQETPGAVGRERLVVDALAFVRFALAHPAHFDAVFRTPAALRGDAQFEALREEALGSLRELVELVRDEGGLGPDADIDTVVLQHWALSHGVASLAIDGMLGAEGDPAVAEAAERIVRGHVAGLP; this is encoded by the coding sequence ATGGAACCCACGGCGGTCGCCGGCCGCGAGGCGCTGCTCGCCTCGCTCGAGACGCTGGCGCGCGAGCGCGGGCTCGCGAACGTCGGCCTGCGCGAGGTCGCGCGCGACGCGGGGCTCTCGCACGCGGCGCCCGCGCACTTCTTCGGCTCGCGCGAGGGCATGCTCCGCGCGCTCGCGGGGGAGGGGCTGCGGCTCCTCTACGAGGACGTCTGCGAGGCGCAGGAGACCCCGGGCGCCGTCGGCCGGGAGCGGCTGGTCGTCGACGCGCTGGCGTTCGTGCGCTTCGCCCTGGCGCATCCGGCCCACTTCGACGCGGTCTTCCGCACGCCCGCGGCGCTCCGCGGCGACGCGCAGTTCGAGGCGCTGCGCGAGGAGGCGCTCGGCTCGCTCCGCGAACTCGTCGAGCTCGTGCGCGACGAGGGCGGGCTCGGGCCCGACGCCGACATCGACACGGTCGTGCTGCAGCACTGGGCGCTGAGCCACGGCGTCGCGTCGCTCGCGATCGACGGCATGCTCGGGGCCGAGGGCGACCCGGCGGTCGCCGAGGCGGCGGAGCGGATCGTGCGGGGGCACGTCGCGGGCCTGCCGTAG
- a CDS encoding alpha/beta fold hydrolase yields MEPGDQLIRYADVGGREVAWTSVGSGPPLVLGGWWCSHLGLDWEGPAFRRLVAALAEHFTVIRYDRPGGGASGHDDPPPADLDEELALLEGVIAVAVGDEVRVSMFGVSSGGAVSSRFAAEHPDRVDALVMYGTFANGSEIAPPHARKGLLDVIGTHWGFGSRVLADLFLPEATAEERDEFVAYQRRSASRESAAASMAELYAFDSTGHLGRVRAPTLVLHRREDRAIPFALGADVASRIPGARFVELHGLDHFPWRGDQRAVTDEVLRFLGVDPGPRTAADPGASVTEPPVADLSPREIEVLRLVARGDTDQQIAQALVLSPHTVHRHLANIRTKLGVPSRAAAAAWASRHDVL; encoded by the coding sequence GTGGAGCCCGGGGATCAGCTGATCCGCTACGCCGACGTCGGCGGCCGCGAGGTCGCCTGGACGTCGGTCGGCTCCGGCCCGCCGCTCGTGCTCGGCGGGTGGTGGTGCAGCCACCTCGGGCTCGACTGGGAGGGCCCGGCGTTCCGGCGGCTCGTCGCGGCGCTCGCCGAGCACTTCACGGTGATCCGCTACGACCGTCCGGGCGGAGGGGCGTCGGGCCACGACGATCCGCCGCCGGCGGACCTCGACGAGGAGCTGGCGCTGCTCGAGGGCGTCATCGCCGTCGCGGTGGGCGACGAGGTGCGCGTGAGCATGTTCGGGGTGTCCTCGGGCGGCGCGGTGTCGTCGCGGTTCGCGGCCGAGCATCCCGACCGGGTCGACGCGCTCGTCATGTACGGCACGTTCGCGAACGGGAGCGAGATCGCGCCGCCGCACGCGCGGAAGGGCCTGCTCGACGTGATCGGCACCCACTGGGGCTTCGGGTCGCGGGTGCTCGCCGACCTGTTCCTGCCGGAGGCGACGGCCGAGGAGCGCGACGAGTTCGTCGCCTACCAGCGGCGGTCGGCGTCGCGCGAGTCCGCCGCCGCGTCGATGGCCGAGCTGTACGCGTTCGACTCCACCGGCCACCTCGGGCGGGTGCGCGCCCCGACGCTCGTGCTGCATCGACGTGAGGACCGCGCCATCCCGTTCGCGCTCGGCGCCGACGTCGCCTCGCGCATCCCGGGCGCCCGCTTCGTGGAGCTGCACGGGCTCGACCACTTCCCGTGGCGCGGCGACCAGCGTGCGGTGACGGACGAGGTGCTGCGCTTCCTGGGCGTCGACCCCGGGCCGCGCACGGCGGCCGACCCCGGGGCATCCGTCACCGAACCGCCCGTGGCCGACCTGAGCCCACGCGAGATCGAGGTGCTCAGGCTGGTCGCCCGCGGCGACACCGACCAGCAGATCGCCCAGGCCCTCGTGCTCAGCCCGCACACCGTGCACCGGCACCTCGCGAACATCCGCACCAAGCTCGGCGTGCCGTCGCGCGCCGCCGCGGCGGCCTGGGCGTCACGGCACGACGTGCTCTGA
- a CDS encoding response regulator transcription factor gives MPSSLSREQPHAEHRSPAIAKPDGSPVRVLVVDDEAQLADLLKMALRYEGWDVRTAGDGHAAMRVAREFRPDAIVLDVMLPDIDGLEVLQRLRTEGDETPVLFLTAKDSLDDRLAGLTAGGDDYVTKPFSLEEVVARLRGLIRRFVRSTAATDPVLAVGDLTLDEDSYEVERAGEPIELTATEFELLRYLMRNPRRVLSKAQILDRVWSYDFGGKASVVELYISYLRKKIDAGREPMIHTVRGAGYMIKAAT, from the coding sequence ATGCCCTCTTCACTGAGCCGCGAGCAGCCGCACGCCGAACACCGCAGCCCCGCCATCGCCAAGCCCGACGGCAGTCCCGTGCGGGTGCTCGTCGTCGACGACGAGGCGCAGCTGGCCGACCTGCTGAAGATGGCCCTGCGCTACGAGGGGTGGGACGTGCGCACCGCGGGCGACGGCCACGCCGCCATGCGCGTGGCGCGCGAGTTCCGCCCCGACGCGATCGTGCTCGACGTGATGCTTCCCGACATCGACGGGCTCGAGGTGCTGCAGCGCCTGCGCACCGAGGGCGACGAGACGCCGGTGCTCTTCCTCACCGCGAAGGACTCGCTCGACGACCGGCTCGCGGGCCTCACCGCGGGCGGCGACGACTACGTCACCAAGCCGTTCAGCCTCGAGGAGGTCGTCGCGCGGCTGCGTGGGCTGATCCGACGCTTCGTGCGCTCGACCGCTGCGACCGACCCCGTGCTCGCCGTCGGCGACCTCACGCTCGACGAGGACTCCTACGAGGTCGAGCGCGCCGGCGAGCCGATCGAGCTCACGGCGACCGAGTTCGAGCTGCTCCGCTACCTCATGCGCAACCCACGGCGGGTGCTCTCGAAGGCGCAGATCCTCGACCGCGTCTGGTCGTACGACTTCGGCGGCAAGGCCAGCGTGGTCGAGCTCTACATCTCCTACCTGCGCAAGAAAATCGACGCGGGGCGCGAGCCGATGATCCACACGGTGCGCGGCGCCGGCTACATGATCAAGGCCGCCACGTGA